The window AAGAACAGTCAGGGTTAAAGTCACCATGCAGTTCAGAGACAACACTGACAAACAAAGCACATGAACTACAagccattttctttctggtacCACCAAAGACCCCCTGCTGTCATTAGCAAGCTACTTCAGGCTCTATTCAGTGTAAAAATCTGCAGCCTATAGACTTTCACTGAGCTACTACacctctcttccttcccagaTGCTTCTCCATTCTGCCAAGGAGCAGTAGAAGCACTTTCCAGCCCCAGGAGCTGACCTTGAACAGAGGTTGCAAACTTCCTTCTTATAGGAAAGAACGTGCTCAGGTAGAAGCAGCACTCCTGAGTCCACCTCCAAATCTCATCTTCGCTATCACAGTGGTTAGGGATCCAGcctttcccatttttccttGCTCTGGCTGCAGTTCCTCTGGTCCAGAAAGCTGGCACATACTAAGCTTTCAGCATTTCCTGTTTCAGGCATGAGTATTCAAAAACAAGTCTTTACCTTTTAAGGTCTGATGCAGGAAACCAGTCTTTGGGATCTGGAAAGCAGAATTTGGGGATGACCTTTAGCCTCTCTTCAGTATCCTTTGACTGTCTGAAGGGATGTTCAGGCTGGAGGAGTAACACATGCATTTGAAGTCACTGAAGTGTGGTGCACAGTTGCAGCATTTAAAACAACGGGAGACAGTATCTTCCTGACACTTCCAAATGCTGGACCATCAGATAGCTAATGCACAAATATAGGAGAACATATTCTGACTATAACAGATTCCCAGTTCCCTCTTGCATCTTTCCTGCTGATTGGACCTTTGTAAAATTACCCAGCTGGTCTCAGTAAGAACCAAGCACGGATTTAGAAGCTTGGCCGAGATTATTGGGGAATGAAGCTAGAGCTGACTCCCCAAATGATGGTTGTGTCAGCTTGCCTCAGTTCTATTCCTAGGAGATCTGAAGACACCAAGAGGAACAGGAATGTGTTCAGCTTGTGATGTGCAGATCACTCATCATTCAGTTACGAAAACAGTGTATCTGAATCACATGTTCCAGTTACTATGTGTAGGCTCAAGTCAAATCCCTCAAAGACAACTTTCCATGCTCAAAGCTGCCCAGAAGGGGCAAAAGGAATGTTTTCAAATAAGAGACATCACATTTAAGTAGGAAATGCCCCTGAGAAGAGGAAAGTTTATTGCATAAAGCTGATTTTAGACACTGTACTCTCAGTGCCTGTAAGCTATTCCAGTGTCCCAAGTTGTGACAGCATGAAGGAACGGTTAGGAAAACAGTACAGCATTTTCACAGAGTAACAGTTGTACAAAAGCTTTGATGTCCTTGGGCGGGAAGCCCAAAGAAGAGGGCGACAAGCAAATTACTTGGAAGCAAGGCTATTCTTAGAAAGGAGACAGATCTGTAATCAGAACAGAACACCTCCATAATTACTGGGCAATGTGTCCTGCAGAATCCCAACATGACGGACATAAAGTCACTCACCAGAACACTTTACTTTGAGCAGAGGATAAATAGacactgagaaaataatttgttatcACATTTATAAAAGCCAGTAAAGAGCCACATGGTACAGTTGGGTCTGATTGTCTGCTAGAGTAGCAGGAAAAGAATAATGCACCGCCCTCCTCAAAGGCAATTAACAGATTCAGAGGTTGCACTTCCTACACCCTAAAGTTTGCACTTTTAGCAGGTATTATTTATGTATGTTCAGTTTCACCCACTCAAATCAGACTGTGCACTCTTTCTGGCTGTAGTCCCTTATTCATTTTGAGAATCCAAAATGTTTACACATTTAAGACACTGGAGGTATTTGCACGTAAGTCCCTTACACAGCTGGACACTGTGGGTCCTGCTGGAGTCCCGTGTAACCTCCTTTAATAAATCTGACAGCTCCTTCTCTATTTGGATGacagctgcatcaggggaaatTCAGAATGGGCagtaggaaaaggttcttcaccaagagggtggtcggtcactggaacaggctccccagagaAGTGGTCATGGAACTAaacctgtcagagttcaaggagcatctggaggATGCttttagtcatatggtttagcattaggtagtcctgcgaggagcagggagttggactcgatgacccTTATGGGTCTCTTCCATCTTAAGATATTCTATGATGCTAAGATTCTATGACATGCAGATTCCTTAATAATCTCTGGCATACTTCTGATAGCACAGCTAGAATTACtagttttgttctggtttttagTGGAAGGCAGCAGGTACAAGCCTAGACAGTGACAACTGAAGATTCGTTTCAATCTGAACCACAGAAGCAAGCATCAAGGCTCCATCCCCTTAGCTTCACAGTAACTACTGTGTACACTGAGTCATAATTCAGAGTCACACACTGATCTTGTCATCCATTTGGGCTgaacagacagaaagaaagctTATTTCAAATGGTGTGTTCTAGCTACAGTACTTTAACTTCCACTGCTCTCTTCTGTTTTTGAGGGCCAGTACACATGGCTTTACCTTTTTaattgtttgggggttttttgttggttggttggggtttttctggggggaggttggggggggttggtggtttttttctgttgttttgttttgttttttccagaagagTATAAATAAGCATAAAAGCCAGCCCTGCAATTCTAGTCCCTTTGCACCATCAGTCAAATTGCTTCACTCCTCATTTATAAATTACAGAATACCAGGATGAGGTCATGCCAGCTTTGGGAACAGAGCACTGCACTCCCTTTCCTCTCCTACAGGCTGCCTCAGCAGTGTATCACAATACAGCATAGCTTTATGATATTTCCAGGGAATTGGAATTAGAGTAGGAGCCCCGCTAGTTtcaaaaaaagacagtaaacTCATTATGAAGGAAGATACTCAACAACTGCCCAATGCTATACATTAGGTCTGTAACACAGCAAGCTGCTTCATATTCCAAGCCTGTACCCTAGCCAGCTTTACTAGTATAAAGTTAGGAAGGGATACACACTGCGAGAGGAAATGAACAGCTGCTGAGTGTGTTTTGTGGGCAGGTTTCCACACAGCGCCTACCTTGCTGGGAAACTGCTGTATGATCTGTGGTGTGTATGTCATCTCAGATGCCCTCTTGTGCAGCGACACCACCACAAACAGCTCAAATAGCCGCTGGTCCTGAAGCTCTATCAAATCCCTCTCCAGAGTCTGGTAGTGAGGGTTCCTCTTGGAGACTGACTGCACCTGCAGTAGGCACCTGTGTCGACCTGAAGAAAGGAACAAATCCAAAACCAGCCTGTGGCTATCATTGGCACCTACAGGTCACAGAAGAGGACTTGTCACCACCTTCACAAGgtggaaaagagatgggtgcctTTGCCTAACATCAATTCTGCACTCTATAGGACTTGGACTCCTGCATTAGTTCCTCAAGCACAGAGCTGTTCCAGATAGGGGAGCACGGGccttgcagcagctctgcaaatccCTCTTGACTGATAGGTAGCATTCTCCTGCTGTCCTGACATTCTTTCCACATATCTCAGAGCAACACTGCCGTGATAACGATGAGGGAAGCCCACCTGCGAGGAGCAGCCCAGCTCCACCAGTTCACTAATTGCCAAGCCTCAGGCAGCTACTCTGTACTACTGTAGAGCAGCACGGGCATTCAAGAGAGGCAGAGCCAGTTTCCTGACCAAGAAACCTCCAGGCTGGGACATCTTGACAGGCATTACAGACTCACAAGCAGAGGCATGGCACTCTGATGTAAGAAATTCCTGTAGCCCAGGCATCATGACACATTCTGGACACTTTGGAAACAACTCTTAAATCAGGCAGTGACTCAATCATCGTATTTCTGCAGAGACTCTTCACTCTCCATTATTCTCCTTAACATAAAAAAGTAGAACCTCACTGTTAGCTCCAAGTTAAGGCCTTCTGTGTGCTTCTCTCCAAGTAAATGAAACATCTAAAACAATTCTGTTGGTCCTTTTCGCTAGATGCTTGCTTAGAGACATGATAAAGCCACTCATCAGGGCTGCTGCCCAAACATTGCCATTTCACATTCCAATCTTACCAGTGCAGAAACTAAAACCTCTTTTGTCCTTCCCACACCAGCTAAAACCAAGCAGGTATTTCAAGACTGTAGTTTGGCCCTATGATCAAACTCAGGACCATGGAACCAGGCAAATAACCAAGCAATTTCTCCCCAGAGGAAAGGGCATTTCACAACACTGTACCTATAAAACAGAACCAAGGGAAGGAAGTAGGGTGAAAATAGCCTCAAGTGTTAGCAGCAAAGGTGATCCAGGGACAATCTCCTGCAAGACATATTTTAGTTAAGCGTGACTCTCATTAACGCAAGAATGAGTCTACTTCTAGCAACTGGCAGATTAAATACATTAAACCTCAAGGGCTCAGGAGAAGTAGCCGAAATAGAGGCTGTCTTGTCACAGGAACAGCTCCCAGCCTTGGCCATGCTGCCTCTTAGATGTTCCCTTTCTCTGCCTCGCCAGAAGCCACAACTAGTCAGTGCTCTTATCCCATTAGAGCCTTAGCCAAATGTGCAGTGCTATGAAGACAGGACCAGCCCCTGTGATTCACTCACTTTTCGGCTGATTTTCCGTATCACTTTCATTCCCACTGGTTTCACCTGAAACACACATAGTTTTCACTCATTAGCCATGCAGAAGGAAGATGGGCTACACCCAAAGttgggaaagagagagaacttTGGACTCATCAGACCCACATCACTCAGGGCTGCCCACCTATCCTGCTCAAAGTATCAGCAAAGAACAGCTGGTACTGGCAAATGTGCTACAACAATACATTTCAAAAAGCAGAGTTGATATCAAGTCACTGTTTCCAGTAAACCACCTGTAGATCTGCTGAACACAGGCAAAGAACAGAAACCAGGTGATTATTTGAAGCTGCTTAAAAGTTAACAGAGTTGCTGAACTGCATATACTATAAATAAAGACCATACCACAGCTACAAAATCAGAAGAACACAGGAATATCACTTCAGAGGCTTAAAAGCGATGAGTAGAGTAGTCAGAAGTAGTTCTCATGTCAAGTGGTTTTGTGGggaattttggggtttgttctgctttttttaaaaaagcgtTTTTAACCAGTAGCCCAGTTCTTCAGGCTCAGATGATAGCGGAATCTTCCATTTGTGACAGTGTTAAACTTGGATTAGGCAAGTGTTCCCAATCCTAGCGGTGCTGAAAGCTCAACAATTCCAACTGCAAGACATGGGGTTTAGCACTGTTAAGTCAGCCCAGCACgagctgcaggaggtggcagtGCCTGGCCTGCTAGCAGTATCCCAGGATGTACAGGAACTGTGCCATTCCAGAGGTTTATAGCAAAGAGAATGGTGCTGAAGACCTCTATACCTTTCACTGGAGGCACTTCTCTCGCAGCAGGACCGAGCAACTTCACCCTCTTCTTTCCACGCTTAGAGTCAAAGATCTCCTGTATTTTTAGTACCAGCTGAAATCCAAAGAAGCTGAGGTTAATGTCGGGGTCCAGAAAAGGGACCAGGTGCTAACAGGGCTGCAGCCCAACAGCTATCATCTAGCACCACCGCACTTGGGAAAGGCTGCCAAAGTCCTGCCAGGGACCCTGGCTCAGAGACTGCTTGCTAGAGTACTTTTAGCACAGCTCACTGGATAACAAATGAGCACAGAACTTCTGCTACAAGAGAGAGACTACTGTTAGCACACTCAAAGCTGACACCAAACTGTACAAGCATTCTGGAAGTTTTCATACTTTGCTTACCAAACAGATTGCAGAAGCGGCAAACTGTCTGGCATCAGATCTCCATTGTCTATTAGAGAGGCCAACTGCAAAGGCACTTGCAAGAATATCTTACAAACCCTCCACCACAAAGGACTCTGAACTCCGCATGTTCTCAAGCATCCCAATTCCTTCCAGAAAAAGCCGAGAAAAAACAGAGCTCTCTCAGTGTAGCTTGTGATTTGTTTTTTGATTGGTTGGTTAGTTTGGTTTTTAAGTTTGCTGCTGTAGCTGGATGTCAGACAGCTAGAGTAAGTCTCCAAAGCACCATGTCAGGCATAGAACAAGGCTGCTCTAAGCACAGTCCTAGTCCCAGGGTAGTTTGCTAAAATGAAAGGATTATGTACTTTCATTTTGCATAGGTGAAGAAATACAGCGGGACTGAATAATGGGTCTATGCTGCAGGGATACCACAAACCTGGTCcactggaagaaaacatttggaaaaaaacatagCCCAATGCAGACTAAGCTACAGACATGAAAGACGGGTCAGCATTTAGACACCCCAGGTTGACACTGCTGACCTTACTTCCACTGGTCACAAGGGCCTTGAAACCAAAGTCCTAATGCTTTCTGTTACTCCTGTCACAGGCGGCTGTGGACTGCCCCACCTCAGCTGCCAGGTGTACAAGGCTTGATCCCGCATGTCCAAGACAGCTATTATTTCATTGTGAAGAAGGATTTACGCAAAATGCAGCGAGCGGGTCAAGTTCATTCTTGCCTCAAGAATTCATTAAATTCTCCCACTGAACGCAGGAGGGTGGGGCCCAGCCATTTGTCACCACAAATACTGCATAAAAAGGAAGATATTCAGCAAGAGAACCTGTTTTTCAGCTCAAGCTTTTATCCCCAGCTCAGCAAACTAGGCTTAgactcttctgcttttcagatctATTTCTCCCCATTTTCTGGATTAGCCAGTCCTCCTAGCACGACGaggctgcaaggaagaaaacagcccacagcagaaagcagtgcTTCTCCTGCAAAAATCTGCCTTCTTTCCCCTCTACCATCCAGCCTTACCTAGAGGATCTCCACTACTGATTTTTGTGCAGTTGACTCACCAGTGAATGATACTGGGTGTGTTTAAGGGCAGCTGTGTGTTTCTTAAGCAATAAGTacgttttttctttttagattcCAATCCTTTTCTCAATCTCTCGAGCAATCTTGGCTCAATTCCTTGCGAGCAAAAAGAGTAAAGTGTGCTTCCTGCATGTAAATTGTTAACAGACTTTTGGAATAGGTTTGCTTCTggagaatgttttattttccccctccaAATAAAAGATACTCTCCATCACAGCACTTTTATAATCTTGCCATCTCCTTCCTGATTTTCCAAGCCTacagtttgtttaaaaacacataAAGAAGTCGTTTGTTACACTGAAGTattcaacatttttaaagtattttgtagCTGTCCAACTCTACCTCACAGTGTTGTGCACTTTGAACAAATGCACCcaattttcacaggaaaaaaagatctgcAGAAGTTCTATGAATTTACCATAGCAAAAGTAAGTTGTTGCCACTACCACAACTGAATTTGAGTCCTATGCACAAAGTGCCTCTACAGCTGTCCTTCTAGAGCACATGCTGCATTGTATCACTGAGGGACATGAGTTGGTAACAAATACTATTATCTAGAAAGAGTCCCAATGCATCAGATGAGAATTACAAGGGAGTCCTCCATCATGAAGGTGGATTAAAAGCCTTTGTCATTACTCTGGCCTCAGAAGCATATCTGCCTTTGCACACCAGGCAGGAGGGAGTGGCCAAAGGCAGCAGAGGGGAGACCTGTAGGAAAGGCGCTTATCCCTAAAAGCTGCTCTTCCCCTCTAGACTATGAAACAGCTGCAAGGGTATGTTCCTGATAGCAAGTCAAGAACGCCCAGCCAACATTCCAGGGAGCCAAGGCTCcatccagctccccacagcagccccgcACTGTCAGCCATCTAACAACTCAGCGCCTGCAGCAAGAACATAAGGATAAACCTGAGAAGTCACCAGGAGCAAGGGACACATACACACAATTGTACAGAGCTGGCCTCTCAGCTCCCAAGAGCTTCCTTGCATTCCTGCACCATATTCAGCACAAAACCAGCATCATTAGACTTCATGGAAGCACTGGGAACAAGGCTTAAACGACAAAGCATAAGGAAGACCTAGTGTTCACACACAGCACTGGTTTCCACGTGAACACCTAGTACTCCTTTTGCAGATTCTTGGCCAACAAAACCACCACTGCCCGAGCTAGAGCTGTGACTCTGTTCATGATCCCCGAACACCTGCCCTGCTACTTGGAGGGGAAATGGTTTGAGCGGCTGTACACGTACAGCAGTGCTAACCAGCATTCACCCACCAGACACACAGCTCCATGACAAAGCACCTGGAAGGTGCTAGACAAAGCAGCAAGAGTTTGAAATGCCATGCAAGAAGTAATGCTTAAATCTCACCCAGGGCAAGTTCTTTCTCTTGCTAGCAGCCTCCACTGCTCGGAACAGCTTCCACTCGGTCAGTGTGACCGGCAGGGTTGTGTCCTTCACCATTTTCCCTTGGAAATTTGTCTGGGAGGGCTTTAGCTCAAGAGTCTTGCGACTGAGGAAGGGAGGTTTTGGTGGAGGCTAGAAAACAGAATCAGAAGAGATGGTTGAGTACAGGATTAAGCTTTGGTCCAAGCTCAGAGTCAAATGAGTCAGATTACAAATTATAAActtcctgcagcctcctgctctACCGAACTCTCCACCCCACCCGACCCCACACACTCAAGCATCTCATCAACACTCTCTTGTTCCTATTCTCTTGCTCCCTGGTAGCTTAATCCACTGCCACTGCTATGACTGTTCATTATCATTTACATTAATatcatataattaaaaatgaggaaaaccaGTGGTGTAGCCATGGGGAGCACAAAATAGGGCCCTTGTGAGCATGACTCTCTGTAAACATGTGACAATTTAACCCCCTCACCCTACCTTGGGAGCCCTACTGGTGTTCCGGGTGGGTGGTAGCTTCCAGACAGATGGGACCTTCCACAGGGGTAAGGGCAGCGCTCCAATATCTTCATAGGGGTTCTCTTTTGCGGGACCTGGAAAAAGCATTAGACAAGGGCTTTTTGAAAGGAGATGAAGTCCTGAATTCCTGCAAAGGATGTAAGCAGGGAGAATGTGCAGTTGTCTGCCAAGCTGGAACAGGGTCTGAAAGAGACCTGTTTTAAGATGGATTAGGTTCCCATCACTAACAGATCCTTCTAACACACTACCATCAACTTGGCAAGATGTACATAGACTCAGCGAAACAAAACACTTCTACCACTGCAGAGAAGGTAACTCTATTGCAAAGCAGATGATGTTGTCAGTGTTCACACTGATCTCTGTGCAGCACTCAAGCAAAGCATTTGAAGAGCTAATAAAGAAATCAGTTCAGCACAGGCCAATTCTACTGACCTTTCACAACATCTGAAATCAGGCTGTTCATATGCAGATAGTTACTAACATCAACAAAGAACCCCAGATGGGGAAGACCTTAAAAATCACAGAGCTAGAAAGGGCCTCAGTGCATTCTCATCTTCATTGCTCCCTCCCCAGAAAATTTGCTACCCTTAATTAAAGTGAGTACATCCCCTAGAAGCACAAGCACATACAGATAATGTCCTCGTAGATGTTGTCTTCTGACTGTGTGTAGACAAGCCTGGATCCTGTAGtgccatttttctcttctcGAAGTCTGTGAGAGTTGGTGGTTGCCATCCGGTTGCGGAAGCCCTGGATGTCCTCAAACTCAAAAGATTTCCTAGAGGAAAACCAGCGTAACTTCTCCTAAAGGCATCTGCATGTACCAGTGAGTTGCTGTCTCCAGTCTACACAGAGTATGGTCCTCCTTGGGACCATCAAGCATATGGATGCTTCACTCTGGACTCTCTGATTTCTAGGTGTTGaagtttaaccccagctggcagctcagccccgcacagccgctcgctcgctcccactcagtgggatgagggagagaatcagaagagtaaaagtgagaaaacccgtgggttgagatgaagacagtttaataggtaaagcataAGCTGTGCACGCAAGCAAATCAGCACACGGaaccagcaggcaggtgttcagccatctccagggaagcagggctccatcatacATAATGGTGACTTGGAAATACAAACATCATCACTCCAAATattcccccctttcctccttcttctcccagtttttattgctgagcatgacatcatatggtctgggatgtccctttggtcaggtggggtcagctgtcccagctgtgtccccttccaaccccttgtgcacccccagcctcgctggtggggtggggtgagaggcagaataggccttgactctgtgtaagcactgctccgcagtaactaaaacactaaaatactattttcgtcacaaatccaaaacatagcaccacacaagctactatgaagaaaattacctctatctcagccaaaaccagcacaacaagTGAGCCCTACTCACTTACTGTgggaaatttttaaattaaaaatgaagttgtAGGCTCCACAACCAAGCACACTCCAAGCAGGTACGGTGAGTCCCATCCTGACACAGAGGCAAGAACCCAAAATATGTTTTGCAGACTAAGCACTTGCAGCAGTACTCAGAATTACGGCACTGCTTCCTACTGGGCCGCTCCTACTGCTCATGCTAAGGGTGTTATCGCATTTGTGAGGTTGCATTTTCAAACACTTGGCCtccatttcaaaattatgaCACAGAGGTCACAAAGAAGCTGGCAGCAATTTAGCCCATCACCATAAAATTTGGTTTGTTGCTGCACACTTTGAAACAGTGAAAGGCTTCAGGAGCCCTAGCCACATCTCCATCTATAATGTTCACACTACTCTATAGTGCCTGAGTGCTCTGGGCAGCTCATCTGTAAGCAGAACTAGCATCAAGCTAGCTCAGAGGTTTTTTATTCTGTAACAGGGACCTTCATacaagaaagagggaagaataGCCAAACCTACTGCAACAGGGGTAGCCACAGCTGACAGCCTCCAACTTTAAGCAACACGAGAATTTGTCACTCACAGGAAAGCCAGAACATTTAGCAGCCATACTGCCCCAAGAGAAAGCTATTCTGTAATCCACAAATTGCAGCCGAGGGCAAGCTCAGGGCAAGAAGCAGGCAGCACTCTCCCTGGGGCCAGCATATTGTCACTCAACTCTGTTTTAAGGTGTGGGACTGACATCTGTTTGGAGCTTTTAGCCTTCTTTACAAAATtaccagcagcaaaagcagtgcATACACAATGCTGGAAAGGGGATACTTTCATCCAGAAATATCCTCTCGCCATCAACAGAGGCATCATCATTACTAGCGCCTCCACAAGGACATCATGGCAAGCCAGCCGTTTAAACACATCTAGAAACTCATACAAGGAAATGTTTCAGACATGAGAGATGAATCGATGTACCTCTGGGCTCTCCCTCTGATCCTCCTGCTGGCTATTCTCTTCTCAGGATTGTTGAAGGATGACACCAAGTCTCCtccatgctgcttctgcaggggAACTTCCCTGGTAGCACTGGCATTGCTACAGCTACTAGCACCCTTTTCTGCAAGATAGCGGAAAGTCCTACGGGGCTTGGGTGGTGGGACAGCAGATGGCTCCTCCTCTTGCCCCTCAGCCTCAGAGTAAATGTTTTTCAAGCTCATCTCCGTCTTGCAAAGGGAGTCCACTCCTTTGAGTTTAAGTTCTCTTTCAGTGGAGCCACAGCTCCCTTGCTTCCTCCGAAGGTCCAAGGGAACTAGTGGGGCTTTGCCAGGCTGAAGGGGATCTACTCTCCTCCACAGAGCTTGTGAGGTATAGAAGTTCCCTGGGGGCAGTGCCACCTCCAGGTCCCGGAAGCCTGCTTGCCactctcctttctcctcagcCTGGGAAGCTAGGCTACATGAACAGGGCTTGAGGTCACCACAGTCATCAGTCTGCAAGCAGCTCCATGTGTCTTCCCTGAAGTCCAAACCCAGGCTCTTCGGATCTCTGGACCTAGTCATTCTGCCTTTCTCTGTATGTTCTGGCTTCACTTTGGGTACAGCATCGCAGCTGGGGTCATACTTTACTCCAAAgtccttcagctgctgtttctccttGCTGGAGCACCCTTGTGTCCTCTCCTCCCACTGGGAGATCTTCTGTTTGATGTTGCGGCAGTGGCTCCGAGAGAGGGTCTGCACAGCAGAGCGGGAAAAGCTACTGTCCACTGACCCTGCTGGGTGCATGGCAAGTGCCAATGTGCTTACAAACACCCCATCTCCAGCCTTGTCCAGGTCCATCCGTGTCCTGCACGCATCAAGCTGGCATGAGACTCCAAAGCACCCAGAGGTGTCCAAAAGCCCCTGGGTGTCAGCTCTGCAAGGACTGCCTGCTAGCACAACCtacagacaaaaagaagaaaagaacaatcAGCTGCGCTCCAGCCATATACACCACCGGGAACTCCCAGCTGTTCTTTGGCAATTGCTGAAGAA of the Phalacrocorax carbo chromosome 23, bPhaCar2.1, whole genome shotgun sequence genome contains:
- the DENND2C gene encoding DENN domain-containing protein 2C isoform X4, coding for MDLDKAGDGVFVSTLALAMHPAGSVDSSFSRSAVQTLSRSHCRNIKQKISQWEERTQGCSSKEKQQLKDFGVKYDPSCDAVPKVKPEHTEKGRMTRSRDPKSLGLDFREDTWSCLQTDDCGDLKPCSCSLASQAEEKGEWQAGFRDLEVALPPGNFYTSQALWRRVDPLQPGKAPLVPLDLRRKQGSCGSTERELKLKGVDSLCKTEMSLKNIYSEAEGQEEEPSAVPPPKPRRTFRYLAEKGASSCSNASATREVPLQKQHGGDLVSSFNNPEKRIASRRIRGRAQRKSFEFEDIQGFRNRMATTNSHRLREEKNGTTGSRLVYTQSEDNIYEDIICPAKENPYEDIGALPLPLWKVPSVWKLPPTRNTSRAPKPPPKPPFLSRKTLELKPSQTNFQGKMVKDTTLPVTLTEWKLFRAVEAASKRKNLPWLVLKIQEIFDSKRGKKRVKLLGPAAREVPPVKGETSGNESDTENQPKSRHRCLLQVQSVSKRNPHYQTLERDLIELQDQRLFELFVVVSLHKRASEMTYTPQIIQQFPSKPEHPFRQSKDTEERLKVIPKFCFPDPKDWFPASDLKSETFSFVLTGEDGGRWFGYCKKLLPEGKGKRLPEVYCIVSRLGCFNLFSKILDEVEKRREMSPALVYPFMRSVMEAPFPAPGRTITVRSFLPGAGNEVMELCRPLDSRLEHVDFECLFKCLSVSHTIQVFASLLLERRVIFVADNLSTLSKCGHAAVATLYPFTWQHTYIPVLPASMIDIVCSPTPFLIGILSCSLPQLQDLPIEEVLIVDLCADKFLQEVSDEDEILPHKLQAALVQILEERSEILSHEQSVTQGDTPLNSLVSEAFVQFFVEIFGHYSLHMNVTEKGERVFQRELFRKSHVSRNVRHFLHFFMETQMFAGFIQDRELRKNTVKGLFEVRALEYLESIPETEPTGMNKILRSLGSKMKFLQKK
- the DENND2C gene encoding DENN domain-containing protein 2C isoform X1, which codes for MDLDKAGDGVFVSTLALAMHPAGSVDSSFSRSAVQTLSRSHCRNIKQKISQWEERTQGCSSKEKQQLKDFGVKYDPSCDAVPKVKPEHTEKGRMTRSRDPKSLGLDFREDTWSCLQTDDCGDLKPCSCSLASQAEEKGEWQAGFRDLEVALPPGNFYTSQALWRRVDPLQPGKAPLVPLDLRRKQGSCGSTERELKLKGVDSLCKTEMSLKNIYSEAEGQEEEPSAVPPPKPRRTFRYLAEKGASSCSNASATREVPLQKQHGGDLVSSFNNPEKRIASRRIRGRAQRKSFEFEDIQGFRNRMATTNSHRLREEKNGTTGSRLVYTQSEDNIYEDIICPAKENPYEDIGALPLPLWKVPSVWKLPPTRNTSRAPKPPPKPPFLSRKTLELKPSQTNFQGKMVKDTTLPVTLTEWKLFRAVEAASKRKNLPWLVLKIQEIFDSKRGKKRVKLLGPAAREVPPVKGETSGNESDTENQPKSRHRCLLQVQSVSKRNPHYQTLERDLIELQDQRLFELFVVVSLHKRASEMTYTPQIIQQFPSKPEHPFRQSKDTEERLKVIPKFCFPDPKDWFPASDLKSETFSFVLTGEDGGRWFGYCKKLLPEGKGKRLPEVYCIVSRLGCFNLFSKILDEVEKRREMSPALVYPFMRSVMEAPFPAPGRTITVRSFLPGAGNEVMELCRPLDSRLEHVDFECLFKCLSVSHTIQVFASLLLERRVIFVADNLSTLSKCGHAAVATLYPFTWQHTYIPVLPASMIDIVCSPTPFLIGILSCSLPQLQDLPIEEVSDEDEILPHKLQAALVQILEERSEILSHEQSVTQGDTPLNSLVSEAFVQFFVEIFGHYSLHMNVTEKGERVFQRELFRKSHVSRNVRHFLHFFMETQMFAGFIQDRELRKNTVKGLFEVRALEYLESIPETEPTGMNKILRSLGSKMKFLQKK
- the DENND2C gene encoding DENN domain-containing protein 2C isoform X3; translation: MDLDKAGDGVFVSTLALAMHPAGSVDSSFSRSAVQTLSRSHCRNIKQKISQWEERTQGCSSKEKQQLKDFGVKYDPSCDAVPKVKPEHTEKGRMTRSRDPKSLGLDFREDTWSCLQTDDCGDLKPCSCSLASQAEEKGEWQAGFRDLEVALPPGNFYTSQALWRRVDPLQPGKAPLVPLDLRRKQGSCGSTERELKLKGVDSLCKTEMSLKNIYSEAEGQEEEPSAVPPPKPRRTFRYLAEKGASSCSNASATREVPLQKQHGGDLVSSFNNPEKRIASRRIRGRAQRKSFEFEDIQGFRNRMATTNSHRLREEKNGTTGSRLVYTQSEDNIYEDIICPAKENPYEDIGALPLPLWKVPSVWKLPPTRNTSRAPKPPPKPPFLSRKTLELKPSQTNFQGKMVKDTTLPVTLTEWKLFRAVEAASKRKNLPWLVLKIQEIFDSKRGKKRVKLLGPAAREVPPVKGETSGNESDTENQPKSRHRCLLQVQSVSKRNPHYQTLERDLIELQDQRLFELFVVVSLHKRASEMTYTPQIIQQFPSKPEHPFRQSKDTEERLKVIPKFCFPDPKDWFPASDLKSETFSFVLTGEDGGRWFGYCKKLLPEGKGKRLPEVYCIVSRLGCFNLFSKILDEVEKRREMSPALVYPFMRSVMEAPFPAPGRTITVRSFLPGAGNEVMELCRPLDSRLEHVDFECLFKCLSVSHTIQVFASLLLERRVIFVADNLSTLSKCGHAAVATLYPFTWQHTYIPVLPASMIDIVCSPTPFLIGILSCSLPQLQDLPIEEVLIVDLCADKFLQEPATGGRRYQMKMRSCLINSRLHLYKSWKNEVKSCPMSRVSHKVTRLSTPWSLKLLCNSLWRSSDTTPCT